Proteins encoded by one window of Halosolutus amylolyticus:
- a CDS encoding tyrosine-type recombinase/integrase — protein sequence MTELEPIHPTKAFKIYLDERRAEVTANTLQAHKYRIGHFLRWCEEEDITDLNTLTGRQLHEYKIWRRKEGELNIVTVKTQMDTLRVFIKFCESIDAVPANLHEKVLSPKLNRGDNQSNDILTEDVAHELLDYLYRFEYASFGHVLIRLLWTTGMRVGAAHALDVEDYQSDDRYLEIRHRESTPLKNKEQGERLVALDPETCEILDDWLYHQRPNSRDDEGREPLLATTHGRAHKNTMRMTVYRWTRPCVYTGYCPHGRDLDECEALNDNRKSASLCPSSVAPHAIRRGSITYHLTQNVPTEVVSNRMNVSSKVLDIHYDKRSEETKMEQRRRYLEDHPSTRFRRH from the coding sequence ATGACCGAATTAGAGCCAATCCACCCGACGAAGGCGTTCAAAATATATCTTGACGAGCGACGGGCAGAGGTAACCGCAAATACGCTTCAAGCCCACAAATATCGTATTGGGCATTTTCTGCGTTGGTGCGAAGAGGAAGACATCACCGACCTGAATACACTAACGGGACGACAGCTACACGAATACAAGATCTGGCGGCGTAAAGAAGGCGAACTAAATATCGTTACAGTGAAAACCCAGATGGACACGCTACGCGTATTTATCAAATTCTGCGAATCGATTGACGCAGTACCCGCTAATCTACACGAGAAGGTACTTTCTCCCAAACTCAATCGAGGCGATAACCAGAGCAACGATATTCTCACCGAAGACGTAGCACATGAACTCCTGGATTACCTCTACCGGTTCGAATACGCCTCATTTGGCCACGTACTAATTCGCCTTTTGTGGACAACTGGAATGCGGGTTGGGGCAGCTCACGCATTAGATGTGGAGGACTACCAATCGGACGACCGGTACCTTGAGATCCGTCATCGAGAATCCACTCCACTGAAAAATAAAGAACAAGGAGAACGCCTCGTCGCATTGGATCCAGAAACATGCGAAATTCTCGACGACTGGCTCTATCATCAACGTCCTAACTCCCGTGACGATGAGGGTCGAGAACCTCTTTTGGCAACAACCCATGGTCGAGCTCACAAAAACACAATGAGAATGACGGTATACCGATGGACACGTCCGTGCGTCTACACCGGGTACTGCCCTCATGGACGTGATCTCGACGAGTGCGAAGCACTGAACGATAACCGGAAGTCAGCAAGCCTTTGTCCATCGTCTGTCGCACCTCACGCGATCCGTCGAGGATCCATCACCTACCATCTTACTCAAAATGTCCCGACTGAAGTCGTGAGCAACCGGATGAATGTTAGCTCGAAAGTACTCGACATACATTACGACAAGAGAAGTGAAGAAACAAAGATGGAGCAGCGACGACGGTACTTGGAGGATCACCCATCAACGAGATTCCGACGTCATTGA
- a CDS encoding winged helix-turn-helix domain-containing protein, with translation MADSTQRSWTDSMSGRERVRHVVELLDEPTPVQEIADRAAVSRATADDELQRLESDDWVIETTIDGTKAYDLNPVRMLFDEVTDLIEEHSREELESQLTKLKAEQEELAAEYNVGSLTEFREQLATDELSAEELREHRNVIATWEAINTELGLVKHALQLYGDVVELSSSRTDSRSTFA, from the coding sequence ATGGCTGACTCGACCCAGAGATCGTGGACGGACAGCATGAGTGGGCGTGAGCGCGTTCGACATGTCGTAGAGTTACTGGACGAGCCAACGCCAGTACAGGAGATTGCGGACCGCGCAGCGGTTTCGCGCGCAACGGCAGACGACGAACTCCAGCGGTTGGAGAGCGACGACTGGGTCATCGAGACGACCATCGATGGTACGAAGGCGTACGATCTGAATCCGGTCCGGATGCTCTTCGACGAAGTGACAGACTTGATTGAGGAGCACTCGCGCGAGGAGTTAGAAAGCCAGCTCACGAAGCTGAAAGCGGAGCAAGAGGAACTCGCGGCGGAGTACAACGTTGGATCGCTCACGGAGTTCCGAGAGCAACTCGCTACGGATGAGTTGTCGGCTGAAGAGCTCAGAGAGCATCGCAACGTGATCGCTACTTGGGAAGCGATCAACACGGAACTCGGACTTGTAAAGCACGCCCTCCAACTGTACGGGGACGTCGTCGAACTCTCCTCGTCCCGAACTGACTCGCGTTCGACGTTCGCCTAA
- a CDS encoding phospholipase D family protein — MDELTANISFDRFVDMPEFYGSGAATYRLAMVKERSDFLDLFEGARHVDAVTYAETPELMVEMLTEHEIGSLDVLIGNADDYADRVNEVSTARSLVQLRQDGRLTVRLKNQKTVHSKIYRIVMPDDTVRLVHGSANLSRNSWEYHTNQISVFTTDVGTELDEEFKRFIDQYRETYSDQTLLDGLVEALEEADSPEERENRIEYWVGVGDLDVSDTAALNQDAVEDLKDVADRVTAVVDDPEEADETVAFIEEPENADRTIVEPEESTSEDETTETEDSDESPDFGLVESDHETNLTDTLDRPRVKAPDEKIRMGTSKVDKATADEFGVSLRDRGATVEDHSITAPLSAYNNQVKESTAIPTMSILPEAEQVVIGEDDEMILVATDEPTPEVLNHCLETIEDYIETVENHGYTQSETAVMAQMYEAFLYGFWAPFANQYAEALSSPSRTLDNVLQHLYIEGKSDAGKDKLTEYILRLISDNTVISGVDADDVGVGEIRGIREWDTCFPYAIIDAEKRKIQNWSPIRNYWGDWTPTSVDQPCLIFTTNDALPKSEFRNRMKILSMDVSFPSNPEDPGFQEAQEDLAAVLERQNPIFSYVARRMLTEQPWTDGTGTIEDVRRIIRDFYEEADRDQPEYFPADEPAEKTYDTGRIKWQRDIQGGRVSFEPEPSAITADFDREEYEVYDYEKRLPKRFMSDKSGSSVYIGAPDEFAEWIGYPVEELLNGGAAETGGVSQLVDEEGDHEDEISTESSGIFARLLGR, encoded by the coding sequence ATGGATGAACTTACGGCGAACATCTCATTTGACAGGTTCGTCGACATGCCGGAATTCTACGGGTCAGGCGCGGCAACGTATCGCCTGGCGATGGTGAAGGAACGCAGTGACTTCCTTGACCTGTTCGAAGGCGCACGCCACGTTGACGCAGTAACCTACGCGGAAACCCCTGAGTTAATGGTGGAGATGCTGACCGAGCACGAGATTGGCTCCTTAGACGTTCTCATCGGAAATGCTGACGATTACGCTGACCGAGTCAACGAGGTTTCGACGGCGCGCTCACTCGTGCAACTTCGCCAAGATGGCCGGCTCACGGTTCGGCTGAAGAATCAGAAAACCGTCCACTCGAAGATCTACCGGATAGTGATGCCAGACGACACGGTAAGGCTCGTCCACGGCTCCGCAAACCTCTCACGGAACTCCTGGGAATACCACACGAACCAGATCTCAGTCTTCACAACCGATGTAGGAACCGAGTTAGATGAGGAGTTTAAGAGATTCATCGACCAGTATCGGGAAACGTACAGCGACCAGACGCTGCTTGACGGACTCGTTGAAGCGCTTGAAGAGGCTGATTCACCCGAAGAACGGGAAAACCGCATTGAATACTGGGTCGGAGTCGGTGATCTCGACGTGAGTGACACAGCCGCCCTGAATCAGGACGCTGTAGAAGATCTAAAAGACGTCGCGGACCGAGTCACTGCGGTCGTTGATGACCCCGAAGAGGCCGACGAGACGGTCGCGTTCATCGAGGAACCCGAGAACGCCGACCGAACCATCGTCGAGCCCGAGGAATCAACAAGCGAGGACGAAACAACCGAGACCGAGGACAGTGACGAGTCACCGGATTTCGGACTTGTTGAATCCGATCACGAAACGAACCTCACGGACACACTCGATCGTCCACGAGTTAAAGCACCTGATGAGAAAATCCGGATGGGGACGAGCAAAGTCGACAAGGCCACAGCTGATGAGTTCGGGGTCAGCCTCCGTGACCGCGGCGCGACCGTTGAGGATCACAGCATCACTGCACCGCTGAGCGCGTATAACAACCAGGTGAAGGAATCTACAGCCATCCCGACGATGTCTATCCTGCCAGAGGCAGAGCAAGTCGTGATCGGCGAAGACGACGAAATGATCCTGGTTGCTACTGACGAACCAACGCCTGAAGTCCTGAACCACTGTCTCGAAACGATCGAAGACTACATCGAGACTGTCGAGAACCACGGCTACACGCAGTCAGAAACAGCGGTAATGGCTCAGATGTACGAAGCGTTCCTTTACGGGTTCTGGGCTCCGTTCGCAAACCAGTACGCTGAGGCACTCTCCTCGCCGTCACGGACACTGGATAACGTTCTCCAACACCTCTATATCGAAGGGAAAAGCGACGCCGGGAAAGACAAACTCACCGAATACATCCTTCGACTCATCTCCGATAACACGGTCATCTCCGGCGTGGACGCGGACGATGTCGGAGTCGGTGAGATCCGCGGCATCCGCGAATGGGACACGTGCTTCCCGTACGCCATTATCGACGCCGAAAAACGCAAAATCCAGAACTGGAGTCCGATCCGGAACTACTGGGGAGACTGGACACCGACCAGCGTTGACCAGCCGTGCTTGATCTTCACGACGAACGACGCGCTACCCAAATCGGAGTTTCGGAACCGGATGAAGATCCTGAGTATGGACGTCTCGTTCCCATCGAACCCAGAAGACCCGGGATTCCAAGAAGCACAAGAAGACCTCGCGGCTGTACTAGAGCGACAGAACCCGATCTTTAGTTACGTTGCTCGACGGATGCTCACCGAGCAACCATGGACCGACGGTACCGGCACGATCGAAGACGTGCGCCGTATCATCCGGGACTTCTACGAGGAAGCCGACCGAGACCAACCGGAGTACTTCCCCGCTGACGAACCAGCCGAGAAAACGTACGACACGGGCCGGATAAAATGGCAGCGCGACATCCAGGGCGGCCGCGTCTCCTTCGAGCCCGAACCCAGTGCGATCACCGCTGACTTCGACCGAGAAGAATACGAAGTATACGACTACGAGAAGCGCCTCCCAAAACGATTCATGTCCGATAAATCCGGATCCAGCGTCTACATCGGAGCCCCAGACGAGTTCGCAGAGTGGATCGGGTACCCGGTTGAGGAACTGTTGAACGGTGGTGCTGCCGAAACAGGCGGGGTTTCTCAGTTAGTAGATGAAGAAGGAGACCATGAGGACGAGATTAGTACTGAATCTAGTGGCATCTTCGCGCGGTTGCTCGGGAGATGA
- a CDS encoding Eco57I restriction-modification methylase domain-containing protein — translation MVSPVIGTTLQRSEACTVYDSATSPRIEHRVGTNEVPVTPVSLEALRVEQIDIVIDRLTNNEQPLPAPFSKQELYRTGADVGIPVWIPEQKDEFTDRVTDRLDYTWDEDSLVFFPRVGEQLVEKIKAAANTIIPSLASTSQLLRDDIDAWCETHGIDSSRRKTVLRIVARQAVFERLLRSVLCEYNDQCGEVPTLPDDLPRGVRQAGKQTEDPVFCESILDEIVCFASEEKIEAVVDERHRLLYSPRPAEDIGALYESLIPKEERRELGQHRTPPELGELMRTWAATGNNTVLDPGMGAGGLSTPCHPRWSVSTDPARVLGVDRSPLALHMGITAQRLAGQAHEPLASDFLSLSPDDLDEAVDAIICNPPYTRHHELPTTYKEMVIAQAEEETGRTISAVTPLYAYFWYHARQFLDTGDRAAIITPQSWLATNYGESLKQFLLDEFDVKALVQFDPAGERVFETAQTTALIAFLEAKECTEPVGTTRFVRIDEWPGTATLREAVNSRQHGSTDWGFVNRVEQTQLSPCRNWQALFDPHSIDTSSLTPLGDLVTIHRGKTTGCVDFFCLSQADVEAAELDEQCLSRLIRRPMYIDGYDFRDEDWEELQANDRDVWLFDPDELPGVPASAQAFREQVVSGSSIESDGEEHELSEVVEYLREGVTDHDLHEIGCLANRSYWYRPRREHSRRVLVRNASRDGFRFVLNEATARHTNNMYAFYDVALSELELKALLAFLNSDVFDLVVRDYKKTRDGGFDAIQPSELESVPVLDPTSLPGEVVTRLAELFDDLREMSRQNNDCEPVQDQISSVIETQIEQSSNPVPNPN, via the coding sequence ATGGTATCACCTGTAATAGGAACAACACTGCAGCGGTCTGAAGCCTGTACTGTCTATGACTCGGCTACTTCACCACGCATCGAGCATAGAGTAGGGACGAACGAAGTTCCGGTTACTCCGGTTAGTTTGGAAGCGCTTCGAGTTGAGCAGATCGACATCGTCATCGATCGCCTCACGAATAACGAGCAACCTCTTCCGGCACCGTTTTCGAAGCAGGAACTCTACCGTACCGGTGCTGACGTTGGGATACCAGTGTGGATTCCCGAACAGAAAGATGAGTTCACCGACCGAGTAACTGACCGGCTTGACTACACGTGGGATGAGGACTCTCTCGTGTTCTTTCCGCGCGTTGGAGAGCAACTCGTCGAGAAGATCAAGGCAGCTGCGAACACCATCATTCCTTCTCTGGCGAGCACCTCGCAGTTACTTCGTGACGATATTGATGCTTGGTGTGAGACCCACGGAATCGATTCGTCACGAAGGAAGACGGTTCTACGGATCGTTGCTCGCCAGGCCGTCTTTGAACGCTTGTTGAGGTCGGTACTGTGCGAATACAACGACCAGTGCGGAGAAGTACCGACGCTCCCGGATGACCTTCCAAGGGGTGTACGACAGGCGGGGAAGCAAACGGAGGATCCTGTGTTTTGTGAGTCGATCCTTGATGAGATCGTCTGTTTCGCTAGCGAGGAGAAGATAGAAGCAGTCGTAGACGAACGGCACCGGTTGCTGTACTCGCCGCGACCAGCCGAAGACATCGGAGCACTGTACGAATCGCTGATCCCGAAAGAGGAACGGCGGGAACTCGGACAGCACCGAACACCACCTGAACTAGGGGAACTAATGCGCACGTGGGCAGCCACCGGCAACAATACTGTCCTTGATCCAGGAATGGGTGCTGGCGGGTTGTCGACACCGTGTCACCCGCGATGGAGCGTCAGTACTGATCCGGCTCGCGTTCTTGGAGTTGATCGCAGTCCACTCGCACTTCACATGGGAATAACCGCTCAGCGACTCGCCGGTCAAGCACATGAACCATTAGCGAGCGACTTTCTCTCTTTGTCACCAGACGATCTTGATGAGGCCGTTGACGCAATTATTTGCAACCCACCATACACCCGTCACCACGAACTTCCAACAACCTACAAAGAGATGGTAATCGCGCAAGCCGAGGAAGAAACGGGACGAACAATAAGCGCCGTAACACCGTTGTATGCGTACTTCTGGTACCACGCACGACAGTTTCTCGATACAGGTGATCGTGCTGCGATCATTACTCCGCAGAGTTGGCTTGCGACGAATTACGGTGAGTCCCTCAAACAGTTCTTGCTGGATGAGTTTGACGTCAAAGCGCTCGTGCAGTTTGACCCAGCCGGTGAACGAGTTTTCGAGACAGCTCAAACGACCGCTCTCATCGCATTCCTTGAGGCGAAAGAGTGTACAGAGCCTGTAGGTACGACGCGGTTTGTCCGTATTGACGAGTGGCCCGGAACTGCAACGCTCCGCGAGGCAGTCAATAGTAGACAGCACGGTAGTACGGACTGGGGGTTCGTCAACCGTGTAGAGCAGACACAGTTATCCCCGTGTCGCAACTGGCAAGCATTGTTTGATCCGCACAGCATCGACACGAGCAGTCTTACACCGCTCGGCGATCTCGTAACAATCCATCGAGGAAAGACGACTGGGTGCGTCGATTTCTTTTGCCTATCACAGGCAGATGTCGAAGCCGCAGAACTCGATGAGCAGTGTTTGTCACGTCTCATTCGTCGACCAATGTATATCGACGGGTACGACTTCCGAGACGAGGACTGGGAGGAACTGCAAGCTAACGATCGAGACGTCTGGTTGTTCGACCCGGATGAATTACCTGGTGTCCCAGCGTCTGCGCAAGCGTTCCGAGAGCAAGTGGTCAGTGGAAGCAGCATCGAGAGCGACGGTGAAGAACACGAACTGAGTGAGGTTGTCGAGTACTTGAGAGAGGGCGTGACTGACCACGATCTTCACGAGATAGGTTGCCTCGCAAACCGATCGTACTGGTATCGCCCAAGGCGAGAACACTCACGCCGTGTCCTCGTTCGGAACGCGAGCAGAGACGGGTTCCGCTTCGTCCTAAATGAGGCTACTGCTCGGCACACCAACAACATGTACGCGTTCTACGACGTGGCGCTCAGCGAACTCGAATTGAAAGCATTGCTAGCGTTTCTGAACAGCGACGTCTTCGATCTGGTCGTACGTGACTACAAGAAAACCCGCGACGGCGGGTTCGACGCGATCCAACCGAGCGAACTTGAATCAGTTCCCGTTCTCGATCCAACATCCCTCCCCGGTGAGGTTGTCACCCGACTCGCTGAATTATTCGATGATCTGCGCGAGATGTCGCGGCAGAACAACGACTGTGAGCCAGTACAGGATCAAATCTCCTCTGTCATCGAAACGCAGATAGAACAGTCTTCAAATCCAGTCCCGAATCCTAATTGA
- a CDS encoding ATP-binding protein, whose product MAARSDVIGTVAGPGDGPNEFVFVAPADRTIKTGEFITYSVSVEDETRSVFARVTNRELIRGLPEGFLADPGVAPDTVAATLGVPNDDTELYRLTATVIGYYDANMTTFANPRQLPDPGTPLSIAPDPQLETVLPNLGCETDRVDVTELGGVAHIGWLLNRAEEATNIHVPIEEFVSTHLAILAETGSGKSYTASVLIEEMMRPSSRASLLVFDPHGEYGTLDEMQGHEAFEGEDGYRPDVVYYNPDRLHVRISELEIGDVMAILDNPSNRMQERLSTAWRSMQNQESRTWGVDDLIHEMERIYGEDDSSVGALEWRLRRSIQRNDLFHPEENVPLDDIVDPGQCTVLQMDTLDKRDQQLITTVLVRRLYRERLDDVRGRDTEVDHPIFALFEEGHRFAPASGDAPSLGIMRTIASEGRKFGFGLGIISQRPSKIDPDVLSQCGTQISMKIRNPNDQDAIKKSVEAAGEDVTRELPGLTPGQAIVSGDAMNTPALIQVRRRRTEHGAESRAVIDEWRDAYDQRQREPSRSEAADFGEGDSTGVQSLD is encoded by the coding sequence ATGGCGGCCCGCTCGGACGTCATCGGGACGGTCGCCGGCCCTGGGGACGGACCGAACGAGTTCGTCTTCGTTGCACCAGCGGACAGGACGATCAAGACAGGTGAGTTCATCACGTACTCGGTCTCGGTCGAAGACGAAACCCGGTCGGTGTTTGCTCGCGTGACGAACCGTGAGTTGATCAGAGGGCTCCCGGAGGGGTTCCTCGCTGATCCGGGAGTTGCGCCAGACACGGTCGCGGCGACACTTGGTGTCCCGAACGACGACACGGAGTTGTACCGTTTGACAGCGACGGTTATCGGGTACTATGATGCGAATATGACGACGTTCGCTAACCCGCGGCAACTTCCTGATCCGGGAACGCCCTTGTCTATTGCACCGGATCCTCAGCTCGAAACGGTGCTGCCGAACCTCGGGTGCGAAACCGACCGCGTCGACGTGACTGAGTTGGGAGGCGTCGCGCACATTGGCTGGTTACTGAATCGAGCGGAGGAAGCGACGAATATCCATGTCCCTATTGAGGAGTTCGTCTCGACGCACTTAGCGATCCTCGCAGAGACTGGTAGCGGGAAATCCTACACCGCGTCCGTCTTAATTGAAGAGATGATGCGGCCCAGTTCCCGCGCCTCACTACTGGTGTTCGACCCACACGGCGAATACGGGACGCTGGACGAAATGCAGGGTCACGAGGCGTTCGAGGGTGAGGACGGATACAGGCCGGATGTCGTGTACTACAATCCGGATCGGCTCCACGTTCGGATTTCCGAGTTGGAGATCGGAGACGTCATGGCAATCCTGGATAACCCGAGCAACAGGATGCAAGAACGGCTCTCGACAGCGTGGCGCTCGATGCAGAACCAGGAGAGCCGTACTTGGGGAGTAGATGACCTCATCCACGAAATGGAACGAATCTACGGTGAAGATGACTCCAGCGTCGGGGCGTTGGAATGGCGGCTTCGCCGCTCGATTCAACGGAACGACCTGTTCCACCCTGAAGAAAACGTTCCGCTTGATGATATCGTGGACCCTGGCCAATGTACAGTCCTCCAGATGGACACACTGGACAAACGGGATCAGCAGCTTATCACGACAGTTCTCGTCCGCCGACTCTACCGAGAGCGCCTCGATGACGTGCGAGGACGTGACACTGAGGTTGACCATCCTATCTTTGCACTGTTCGAAGAAGGGCATCGGTTTGCTCCCGCGTCAGGCGATGCCCCATCACTTGGGATCATGCGGACGATCGCGTCCGAGGGGCGTAAGTTCGGGTTCGGACTCGGAATCATCAGTCAACGCCCGTCAAAGATTGACCCGGACGTGCTGTCGCAGTGCGGGACACAGATCTCAATGAAAATCCGGAATCCGAACGACCAGGACGCGATTAAGAAATCTGTCGAGGCTGCTGGTGAGGACGTCACCCGCGAATTACCTGGACTGACGCCCGGGCAAGCAATTGTCTCAGGCGACGCGATGAACACGCCAGCACTCATCCAAGTGCGACGTCGGCGCACAGAACACGGTGCTGAGAGTCGCGCAGTGATCGACGAATGGCGTGATGCCTATGATCAGCGCCAGCGCGAACCATCGCGGTCCGAAGCAGCTGACTTCGGTGAGGGCGACTCAACTGGCGTCCAAAGTCTCGACTAA